The Arachis duranensis cultivar V14167 chromosome 9, aradu.V14167.gnm2.J7QH, whole genome shotgun sequence genomic sequence GCATTACTCCCATCCTTTCACTGCGGCTGCTGTGCTCTCTACTCCCCCAGTCTCGGTAGCTGCCTCTATTTCTTATTCGttgattattgattattgatgaCTCAATCTATTAACAATATGGATtagttcagtttttttttttaaatttgtttgttcATCGATCTATTTTATTAGATTAGTTCTGGTTTTGCCTCTTTATGAGATGAAAATACGGTGTGTGATTGAACTGATTAAATTAAACGGTAGCTCTTTAATCTTTGTGCTTTGTTCTGCCCAAAATAGAAccttaattttcttgtttgtgaTTAAACCTTGTTAGTAATAATGAACTAATTAACATTCTGGAGTCTTAATTTGTTCTGTTTTGCTTGTCTTTTGAGTGTAACTAAAAGACAAATGGAAGGAGGAAGGCCTTAGTCTGCTTCTGTTTTGCTTGTCATTTAGGTTCACTGATCCATCTTCATTAGACATAATGTAATGTTATTGAtttatcttttgatcctttttGTATCTTGGACATACAACATTTAAAATTCCTAACAACTTGTAATATGTGCATGCATCTTTATAGGCTATTTCCCTTGAAATTGCCTGCTTTCCTTTGATCAGCTGTTATACTAAATCTGGACCTTGATAACATAACTCAGAATTGTCATTATATGAAGAAAATTGTCAGGTCTTATAGTTGTGGCCCGAAAATGATAAGATTTCGTCAGGTTTAAGGCCGGGTTTTGTTCTCAAAAAATTAATCCGGTTAATATTTGCTGTTGGGTCTGGGTCAGAACAAACCCGGTTTTCACCCAGTTCATGGACAGCCTTACTGGCTTCTACCTATGGTGGTTGCTGCATATTTGTTGATCCATTAGACCATAATAAGGGTAGGGTAGGGCAAGAGTAGGGCAAGAGTAAAGACATAAATGAACCAAACAATTTAAAGCAAGGGTAGGGCAAGAGTGAAGACATAAATGAACCAagcaatttaaaagaagaaaatattattataagaaGCTGCCAAAATTGATTATATCATTGTTGATAGGAGCTAACAGCAAGTCCAAGAACACTATTTTAGGGACCAACATTACTGTAATACTCTGAGCATTGGAAATGAGAGAAGAAAAATAGTAGTCCTGTTAATTTTAGTTTCCTTGATCAATATGCTTGGGCTTGgctgagaattattgttgataaCATCATTTAAAGTAAAAGTTATATTGTATTATCTGCTCTTAAGGTATGATTTGCTTTATTAAGTAACTGCATCCTATGACTATCTTAATTCTTCTTAAGTGTGAAAATTTTAtgcctactttttttttttccagattTATGTTGGGTAGCCTCTGATAAAAGTGTACTTGTCTAATGGATGAGAAAGTTAAGAAGTCAAAGACTGAAGAAATCTGTTTGGAGCCAAATGACAGGAAGAAGGATAAGcacatgaagaaaaagaaaaaacaccaAAATGATAAAGCACTCAATTCAGATAAAATTCTTGAGGGAAATTGtattgatgatgatgctgaGAGACAGGCTTGTTCCAATGATAAATTTACGAGGAATAAGGAAGAGGATGGGAACATTAGtaagaagttgaagaaaaaaAGGATAAAGGACACTGAAGTGTTACATAATGCAATTGTTGATGATAAAATATTGCAGGTAATGGATGACAACCAAAAAagcaagaggaagaagagaaacatTTGCAGTGATTCATTAACTGCAATCCAAGAAATAGGTTCTTCAAAACCAAACAAAAGAGGGAAAGTTGTTGGGGATTACGAATTCAAGGACCATGAGGGTGATCCTCCTTTGGCCAGAATCAGCACTGGAGATGCTAATGCACATTCACTTGTCAATGAAGTTGATGATCAAGGTAAGAAGACGGAGAAGAATAAGAAGGAACTGAGAGAAAAGGGTGATTATTTTGTCGTTCCTAGTGACCGGCAAGACAAAGAGACAGAGAAGGTAATTATTAATAAAGTGAAatggattgaagaagaagactgCAAAACCAATAAAGGTGAAGATCGTCAaggcaagaagatgaagaagaagaagaaactgagaaataaaaacaaaagtaaGTTTGAAAGCACTGAAGATGATCAAAATTGTGCTGAAGCCAATGAAGGTGATGACAATAACCAAGGCAGgcaaaggaagaagaaattgagCAATAAACGAAAAAGTAAGGATAAAAGTGAGTTTAAAAGCAGCAAAGATGATCAACATTGTGCCAACGACAATGAAGGTGATGATGATAACCTGggcaagaagatgaagaagggtAAACAGAGTGAAGAAAGCAAAAGTAATGAGAGCAATGAAGTTAATGATCAAGGAAAGAAGACGAAGATAAACAAGAAAACTAAGGAAGGCACCACATCCAAACGCAAACGAGTAACATTTTCTGATCAGGTGGAGGTCTGTGGTGATGGCTTAATACGGGGGCAAAGGTATAcgaatgaagaagatgaaaaaattaaacaggCTGTTTTCGACTATATAGAGACTCACCAATTGGGGGATGAAGGTCTTGATATGGTTCT encodes the following:
- the LOC107465053 gene encoding uncharacterized protein LOC107465053; its protein translation is MDEKVKKSKTEEICLEPNDRKKDKHMKKKKKHQNDKALNSDKILEGNCIDDDAERQACSNDKFTRNKEEDGNISKKLKKKRIKDTEVLHNAIVDDKILQVMDDNQKSKRKKRNICSDSLTAIQEIGSSKPNKRGKVVGDYEFKDHEGDPPLARISTGDANAHSLVNEVDDQGKKTEKNKKELREKGDYFVVPSDRQDKETEKVIINKVKWIEEEDCKTNKGEDRQGKKMKKKKKLRNKNKSKFESTEDDQNCAEANEGDDNNQGRQRKKKLSNKRKSKDKSEFKSSKDDQHCANDNEGDDDNLGKKMKKGKQSEESKSNESNEVNDQGKKTKINKKTKEGTTSKRKRVTFSDQVEVCGDGLIRGQRYTNEEDEKIKQAVFDYIETHQLGDEGLDMVLNTRYHPQLKNCWKEIGVALPHRPYMSVYYRAHILFTRDEKHTWTAEEIEFLKKTVEQHGSDFKSIAEAMGKNRLHVKDQWRRIKMTRKRGAWSQEEYQKVFDLVSVDLRARALEDTRNKKHGMLRDNIGWEAISDKLGTRWNGGICQKWYSQLTSPMVDQGIWSDTDDYRLVDALFSLDACSMEEVDWDNLLEQRDGELCRKRWNQMVRYIGEHGRKSFSEQVEILAKRYCPDLLEAREAFDSKPVICGRSCENILP